AGTTTCCAGGCAGAATCTTCCAAGACGTCTTGATAAGCGTGCTCGGCATAGTCGCTGCTGCTTTCAGGTTTCGTGTCGAAGAAATCGTTCCAGCCTCTCCACTGGCCGCCCAACGCGCGGTACACGAATTCCGGGTGTAGCGGCATTGCCTCGTCAATGGTCTGGTGCTTATCCGTTCCTCGCGTTAGCCGTTCTCGACAAGTCTCATCAATAACTGGCACTACGCATTCGAGGATCCTTCGGTTGACGCTCGCTCGTTCCGCTGCACTGAGCTCCAGTTCATCAAGAGAGGTACCAAAAATCCCTGCGACTTTGTCGGCAAAGGTCTTGCCAGGTTTGCCGTTGTCTCGGCTCGACATCGACGGGGCTCCTCCTAGTGGGCGTTGCGCAGCCGTGCCGGTGCGGCAAACGACCCGGTGCAGTGAGTGCACCGGGGGAATTTGGTCAACCTTCCTGCCACTCATTCCAAGGCCGTACGATTACCCGCTTTGTGGGCTGATGTGGCGGAGGGCTAGCCGTTCCGGCTGGCTGAGCTGGTTGGGGTTTTACCAGCACTTCTCACAACATTTCACGCGCAAAAAACGGGCCAGGTTGCAGCCGTTTTCGCAGCGCATTTTCGTGGCCATCCGGCGGATCAAAAAACCAATGCCAAACCCTCGGAAATCCAGGGTCGTTCCCTGCATCCGCAGACGTGCTGACGACCAGCCGGACGCTTCGAGTCAACCGTTGCCGGAACCCGAGCTGCAGGAACTGCGGAGTGCCAGCGTGTACCCAACGCAAGAAGCCGGGCCCGAACCGGGACCCCCACGACAAGCTGACAAGCACCAACAACGGCCTGGTCCCGGGCATCGGTTCCCACGCCTGCTGCGAAAGCGCCCCGCTCCGGTCACGCGGGGGGAAAGCCGCCGAAATCGAACACCTGATCGACGAAGACCGCCTCTGCACACCCAAAGAACGCACCGTGTGCGCGAACCCCGACTGCGTCTATCACGCCCGTCCGGTCGGAAGGTACGCCGAGGCGTACTGCAAGGACGGCTTCACGGCCAACTGTGATTGTCGCTGCCACTGTATTTCGTGCGGTTCCTCGCCCTCTGTATCGGATCCCCCGCGGCTGCCCGCGACGAACCAGAAATAGGCGATCGATGTGTTCTCCAGGATCGTCAACAAGTCCCCGGTGCGCGGCATCGTCCGCGGCGCGCACCTGAAGTCCACGGCCGCGTACTACCGGATCCTCGACTTCATCCACCGGTGCTGCCAAGTCCATTCAGGCGCGGTCGACCGGGCCATGATCGACGGCCGGCAGCGCCTGCCCGGCGCTATGCACATCGAGTCGGGCACACAGGTCTACACGCTGAACTGGATCATCCGGATGAACCGGCGCAACGTCGACATCGACTCCAATTGCAGCGTTGATGCGCACTCCCGGTTCATCTTGGGCCAGCGCTGCAACTTCGATGCAGCAGCCGACGCGTTCACGGTCAACGCCTAGGCGGCGCGATTCGGCGACATGGTGCGCGCCGACTCCTTCCGGCGGGACGCGCGCTACTGGCTGGCCAGCGACAAGCTCCGAGCTGGCCGCAGCAACAACTCTTCACCGATCCGGCCACACGCCGGGGCCTAGAGACGGAGTGGATGCTCGTCCGGACGGACGTAACCCCGCCCGAAAATCCCACCTCGGCGGTGGTACCCCTGACGCCGGGAGGCGGCAGAGCGCAGCGGGGAAGAACGGATTACGGGCAAGCGAAGATCGAGCAATCCTAGGCAAGGCCCGATGCACCCGATTGCAGCGCCGAGGCGCGGCCCCGACGTCGGTTCCGGCCGCGGGATTTGTGCCGTGGGTGATATCCGTTTCTTCTGGGCTTGGGTGCATGGCTCGGCGTGTCGGGCACAGGACCGTCCCCAACTACCGTCAGAGGGGAACGGATCAGGCGCTCGATGGCGTTGAGATACTTCCGTTCCGTCGGGTCGCAGAACGAGAACGCAAACCCGTCGGCACCGGCCCGCGCCGTGCGGCCGATTCGGTGGACATAGTTTTCCGCCTCGTTGGGCAGTTCGTAATTGATGACGTGGCTTATGCCGTCTACATCAATGCCGCGCGCTGCGATATCAGTCGCGACCAAGACACGGGTTTCGCCAGCCCGAAACCGTTTTAGCACCCGCTGGCGAGCGCCTTGGGATTTGTTTCCGTGGATCACCTCGGCGTCGACGCCGGCCTGGTCGAGCTGCTGCACGATCCGGTTGGCACGATGCTTGGTCCTCGAAAACACCAGGACGCGCGACAGCGCCGGATCATCCAGAATACGGGTTAGCAAGGCCCGCTTTCCCTGTGCACCGACATGGTAGACGCGCTGTTCGACACGCGTCACCGGCGTGGCTCGGGGAGTGATCTCAACATGGACGGGATCGGTCAGGAAATCGCCGGACAGACGGGCAATCTCGGTCGGCATGGTGGCCGAGAACAGTAGCGACTGGCGGCTGACCGGTAGGTCCGAGATTATTTTTCGGACATCGCGCACAAAGCCCATGTCGAGCATGCGGTCTGCCTCATCTAGGACAAACACTTCGACCGCGTCGAGCGCCAGCAGACGCTGGTTCACGAGGTCGAGCAGGCGACCTGGCGTGGCTGTCACAATGTCAACCCCACGCCGCAGGGCATCGACTTGGGGCTTCTGCCCGACCCCACCGAAAATCACCGTTTGGCGTAGACGGAGGTATTTGGCGTAGGCGCTGAATTCTTCGCCGATCTGAATTGCGAGTTCGCGGGTGGGCGCAAGGACGAGCGCGCGTGGCCGACGCCGACCGGACTGGCCGCGATTGCGGTCAAGTTGGTGGAGAATGGGAAGTGCGAAGGCCGCTGTCTTGCCTGTACCGGTTTGGGCGATGCCCACCAGATCGCGGCCGGCGAGAAGATCGGGAATGGCGCGTGCCTGGATTGGTGTCGGCTCGACATGGTCTCTGGCGGCCAATGCACGCTGTATCGGACCGGCTAAACCGAGATCCGAGAACTTGGGTTTGGTCAACAAATTTCCTTCTTTGCGGCACGATCAGCGTGGGTGGCGCGGTTGGGCCGAGATGATCCGTCCCGGTCGCGGCCGGAGCGGAAACATGGGATTGGTTTTGCCCGGGGAATGGCGCCGCTGGTATCCGGCGCACCACGCTATCGTTAGGCAGTGCGCGAGTTCAAATGGTTATTCGAGCCCAAACAATCAAGTACACCAGTTTTTCTTATCGTACAGCGTGACCTGCCCCCGACGCCGAGCTATTTGACATACAACAAACGCGGCCGGCATGACGGTTAGGGGCAAGCCCAGCCAATCTGTCACGACGCCGCCAAGAGGACCGGTCAGCTGCGGCCCACGACCCCGAGAGGAAATGCCAGTCCTTGATCACCGGAGGGAAGCGGGTTACCCCGCTCCAGCCGCGCAGATCCGAACGTGCGCGCTAACACATCCGGCTCCTCCTTTGAGTGGTGACGGCAAACCGTTGTTCCATCTACGGGTGGCAGCTGCGCGGCTCGGGGAGGCACCGGCTCGCCAGTTGGTTGATTGACCTGCCTCCCCTTGAATTGGTCCACCGTTAAGGTGAGTGAACGAAGGCGACCGCAGGGCTAGCGCGAGAAAATGCTGGGGAATCCCGTGGCGACAATATGTCGCCGCGCGCGGGGCGCCGCGGTCAGGCCAGCTCGCGCATCAATTCGGCGCATTTCTCGCCGACCATGATGCTCGGTGCGTTCGTGTTCCCGGATGGCATGGTCGGGAAGATCGACGCATCGGCGATGCGCAGGCCCTCAAGGCCGTGAACCCGCAGGCGGTCGTCGACGACGGCGTCGGCTCCC
This portion of the Rhodospirillales bacterium genome encodes:
- a CDS encoding DEAD/DEAH box helicase codes for the protein MTKPKFSDLGLAGPIQRALAARDHVEPTPIQARAIPDLLAGRDLVGIAQTGTGKTAAFALPILHQLDRNRGQSGRRRPRALVLAPTRELAIQIGEEFSAYAKYLRLRQTVIFGGVGQKPQVDALRRGVDIVTATPGRLLDLVNQRLLALDAVEVFVLDEADRMLDMGFVRDVRKIISDLPVSRQSLLFSATMPTEIARLSGDFLTDPVHVEITPRATPVTRVEQRVYHVGAQGKRALLTRILDDPALSRVLVFSRTKHRANRIVQQLDQAGVDAEVIHGNKSQGARQRVLKRFRAGETRVLVATDIAARGIDVDGISHVINYELPNEAENYVHRIGRTARAGADGFAFSFCDPTERKYLNAIERLIRSPLTVVGDGPVPDTPSHAPKPRRNGYHPRHKSRGRNRRRGRASALQSGASGLA